The Actinomycetota bacterium genomic sequence TCGTCCAGCCAGGCGACGGTGGTGAGAGGCGACGGCCCGAGGCCAGCCGAGCGCCGGACGCCCCGCCGGTCGAGCTCGTGGTCACGCTGGTACAACCAGTCGAGGGCGGCATCGCGCCCGGCCGCGTCCCCCGACAGCGCGGACCCGCCCATGCAAACCGACCCTGCCTCGCCCAGCACGAGCCGCCAGCGCTCCAGCGCCGGGTCGAGCTCAGCCATCAGTGCCCTCGCCGGTGGGAACGGGGCCGGTCCCGGTGCCGTCCTCCAACAGGGCCTCGCGGACCAGGAGGTCGTCGACCCTGGCCTCGACCAAGCGGGCTCGCACCAACAGCTCGGCGTCAGCCCGCAACCGCAGGAGCGACGAAGCCGAGCCCTTGAGGCCCCGCCGCTCCAGCAGCCTCTCGGCGATGGCCTGGCGCTCGCGGGGCGGGAACCACGAAAAGGCCAGGCGGAGCGGGGCGATAGCCGCCAGGAAATCGGGCTCGGACATGGCCGTGATGACGTCGTCGACGACACCCAACACACCCGCTTCGCCCTCGGCCAGCACCTCCTCACGGGCGACGGCGAACAAGCCGGCCAGGAAGTCCCCAAAGGTGTCGGCCAGGGCCGCTCCCCGGACGGCCCCCCCGAGGGAGGCGCCTTCGAGGGACGCGCCGTCCCCGGGGGGGCCCAGCACCCTCGCCATGCCCACTGACGCGCCCCGCAGGTCGGGAGGCCGGTCGGGGGCTGCTGACCGGACGAAGGTGGCGGCCACCGCCGGCCGGGAGATCGCCAGCACGTCCTGGGCGTAGAGGGTGGCGTCGCGCACTGCGACCACGGCACCCAGGCGGCCCTCGTCAGCGGGAGCCGGACCTCCCCTGGTTCCTTCGACCAGCCACAGGGCACGGGTGGTGGCCGCGTCGATCAAGGCGCCCAGGGCCGGGCTCCCGGCCGTGCCGAGGAGGCGGTCGTGGCGCCACAAGCCCAGGGCGGTGGCCAGCAGGGCCCCCAGCCCAGGCAGGTCGGTGACCGTCCCGACCAGGGATGCGGCCCGGGCCACGACCTGTCCCGAGAGCTCGTCCAGGCCGCACAAAGCGGCACCGAAGAGCACGCCAGCCAGCTCGACGGGGTCGCTGCCGGCCTGGTCGAAGAGGTCGCCGGTGGCGGACGCCGCCGCCTGGCCGAGCGTCGCCCCGAACGACCCGGCCTCGATCAGAGCGGAGAGCCACTCGTCGCCACGGGTGATCTGCCAGCTCTCGCCCAGCACCGGGTGAGCTCCGGGCCACGGGCCCGACAGGCGCCTGTACCCGGGGACACCGATGGCCCGCAGCCGGTGCAGCACGCGGCTACGCCCCAGGTCGACGTCGAGGCTCAGGTCGAGGTCGACCCGTCCGTTCTCGGGGATCCCGTAGCGGGCCAGGTCAGCCTCCACGGCGGCCACCAGTGGGGGGTGGGGAGTCGCCGGATGGAGCCGTCCCACCACGTCACCGGCCAGCGCTGCCACCATCTCCACCACTACGGGGTCGGTCCCGACCGCCAGTTGCCCCCTTCCCGTCCACGGCAGCGGGCGGTCGAGAGCGTCGGTGACGAGAGCACTGACCAGGCCATCGAGGACGTCGGCCCGGCTCGGGACGTGATGGCCGCGGAGGCGAGCCAGGCCCAGAGCGAGGGCACGGGCGGCGACCAGGTCGGCGGTCGACACGGGCTGGCGCCGGCCCCGCAGCCGGTCGACCACCGAGCCGACTATCTCCTCGCCAGCGGCTTCGGGACCGGCCTCCCACAGGCGCTGGTAGTAGCGGGGCGACGGCATCCCTGACTGGTAGCCCGAGAAGGCGTCCAGCCGCCGGAACGAGAAGGGCACGAGGTAGCTGCCACCAAGGGCGCCCGGAGGCATGTCCGCGACGATGGGCCACGAGTCGGGGACCGGCGGGACTCCCCCGGCCAGGCGGGCGACGAGCGCCGGGCGGTGGAACCCGCCGGTCACCACGACGACGGGCCGTGGGCCGGCATCAGCCACGGCCGCCCGTACCCACTCGGCCATGTGGGCCTCGCGCTCGGTGTCTTCCGCGGATGCGTCGGCGTCCCCGCGGACCAGGTCGAAGTATGCGACCAGTTCGTCCATGATGGTCGAGGGAGGGTCGACCTCGAACAGGTGGTCCCACAGCGTGTCGACGTTGTCGACGGCGTAGACGGCACACAGCCTCTCGACGGCGTCGCTGTGGCGCCGTTCGGCGTCGGAGTACCGGTTGGAGCGCGCCGCCAGGGCGGGGTGCCACGCCGGGAGGTCGATGAACCGGACCTCGGCACCCACCGCCCGGCCCTCGGTGAGCGCGATCCACTCGGGCGAATGGGCGCACAGCGGGCTCCACGAGGCGTGATGCCGGGGCCCCTCGCGGTAGCTGGTGAAGATGGCCACGGGCAGGTCGTGGTCGAGGAGCACCTCGTCCATCCGCTCGTTCATGTCGGCCGGGCCCTCGACCAGCACGTGGGCGGGGCGCAGGTCCCGGACCGTGGCTCGCACGAGGCGGGCACAAGCCGGGCTGTGGTGGCGCACGCCGATG encodes the following:
- a CDS encoding DUF5682 family protein codes for the protein MPATFIGVRHHSPACARLVRATVRDLRPAHVLVEGPADMNERMDEVLLDHDLPVAIFTSYREGPRHHASWSPLCAHSPEWIALTEGRAVGAEVRFIDLPAWHPALAARSNRYSDAERRHSDAVERLCAVYAVDNVDTLWDHLFEVDPPSTIMDELVAYFDLVRGDADASAEDTEREAHMAEWVRAAVADAGPRPVVVVTGGFHRPALVARLAGGVPPVPDSWPIVADMPPGALGGSYLVPFSFRRLDAFSGYQSGMPSPRYYQRLWEAGPEAAGEEIVGSVVDRLRGRRQPVSTADLVAARALALGLARLRGHHVPSRADVLDGLVSALVTDALDRPLPWTGRGQLAVGTDPVVVEMVAALAGDVVGRLHPATPHPPLVAAVEADLARYGIPENGRVDLDLSLDVDLGRSRVLHRLRAIGVPGYRRLSGPWPGAHPVLGESWQITRGDEWLSALIEAGSFGATLGQAAASATGDLFDQAGSDPVELAGVLFGAALCGLDELSGQVVARAASLVGTVTDLPGLGALLATALGLWRHDRLLGTAGSPALGALIDAATTRALWLVEGTRGGPAPADEGRLGAVVAVRDATLYAQDVLAISRPAVAATFVRSAAPDRPPDLRGASVGMARVLGPPGDGASLEGASLGGAVRGAALADTFGDFLAGLFAVAREEVLAEGEAGVLGVVDDVITAMSEPDFLAAIAPLRLAFSWFPPRERQAIAERLLERRGLKGSASSLLRLRADAELLVRARLVEARVDDLLVREALLEDGTGTGPVPTGEGTDG